The Ascaphus truei isolate aAscTru1 chromosome 11, aAscTru1.hap1, whole genome shotgun sequence genome includes a window with the following:
- the LOC142462861 gene encoding uncharacterized protein LOC142462861, which translates to MAPQETVPSSQETDGGGPVATSSSGSGNVATPSGLTPTASTSSGGPSSNPGAGSSSNRRIPRLEPWMRQTVVMQLREVDGQRPLLDAETFAKELVSKAGFTPDEILSIQDLRGGLFFITFATAGACRRYWEAFQTLKQEVPFSEFDVNCPIQRDEKRITVMVRNPHIPGKDIATFLRRSCTVVKEPSRIKDKLGYWVGKWSMVVRLWPNPEAADWLHHLPPSFSLAGSSGRIFYPDQPQTCGNCGNLGHQWKLCTLKACRNCKNTGHETKDCPRQKTCDLCGETTHMFRDCQLRVRSYAEAAAKGATPGAPLTATQKAAKKPPANQPVKAQGGKYQKEQREKEATQAAPAAAPEPAAPSVAGSQTASP; encoded by the coding sequence ATGGCACCCCAGGAGACGGTCCCCAGCAGCCAGGAGACGGACGGAGGAGGCCCAGTGGCAACCAGCTCCAGCGGCTCAGGCAACGTTGCCACCCCCAGCGGCCTcacccccactgccagcaccagcagcggcggccccagctccaaccctggagctgggagcagcagcaacaggaggatcccccgcctggaaccctggatgaggcagacggtggtgatgcagctgagggaggtcgacggacagcgccctctattggacgctgagacttttgccaaggagctggtgagcaaaGCAGGCTTTACTCCGGACGAGATACTGAGCATCCAGGACCTCAGGGGTGGCCTGTTTTTCATCACCTTCGCCACGGCAGGAGCCTGCAGGAGGTACTGGGAggctttccagaccctgaaacaggaggtccccttcTCAGAGTTCGACGTGAACTGTCCAATCCAGAGGGACGAGAAGAGGATCACTGTGATGGTGAGGAACCCCCATATCCCTGGAAAGGATATTGCTACCTTTCTGCGGCGCTCTTGCACCGTGGTGAAGGAGCCGAGCaggatcaaggacaagttggggtactgggtgggaaagtggagcatggtagttcgcttgtggccaaatccagaagcggcagattggctgcaccacctccctcccagtttttcacttgcgggcagctcagggaggatcttttaccctgaccagccccagacctgtggtaattgcgggaacctggggcatcagtggaaactgtgcaccctgaaagcctgcagaaactgcaagaacaccggacacgaaacaaaggattgtccccgccagaaaacctgcgacctgtgcggagagacaacccacatgttccgggactgccagctgagggtcaggagctaCGCAGAGGCCGCGGCGAAAGGCGCAACACCGGGCGCGCCCCTGACAGCAACCCAGAAGGCAGCCAAGAAGCCCCCTGCAAACCAACCCGTAAAGGCACAAGGGGGTAAGTATCAGAAGGAGCAAAGGGAAAAGGAGGCCACCCAAGCAGCGCCCGCTGCGGCTCCTGAGCCCGCTGCCCCTTCAGTAgcaggatcgcagacagcctcgccctaa